From the Hymenobacter yonginensis genome, one window contains:
- the ettA gene encoding energy-dependent translational throttle protein EttA, producing MSDQPTIIFSMAGVTKVYPPQKQVLKNIYLSFFYGAKIGVLGLNGSGKSSLLKVIAGVDKQIQGDVVWSPGYSVGYLEQEPQLDPTKTVLEVVQEGVAETVALLKEFEEINEAFGGEDPDFDKLLERQGTVQERLDQLDAWNLDSKLERAMDALRTPDADAIIGNLSGGEKRRVALCRLLLQEPDVLLLDEPTNHLDAESVLWLEQHLQQYKGTVIAVTHDRYFLDNVAGWILELDRGEGIPWKGNYSSWLEQKSNRLAQEEKTESKRQKTLQRELEWVRMAPKARQAKSKARLAGYDKMVNEDSKEKEQKLELFIPDGPRLGSQVIEAEGLRKAFGDKLLFDGLSFNLPQGGIVGIIGPNGAGKTTLFRLITEQLQPDAGTFVVGPTVQYAYVDQQHDTLDGSKSVFETISGGTETMMLAGRPINSRAYVSNFNFRGGDQEKKVGSLSGGERNRVHLATTLKQGANLLLLDEPTNDLDINAIRALEDALENFAGCAVIISHDRWFLDRLATHILAFEGDSQVVWFEGNFSDYEEAKRKRLGDVEPKRVRYRSLN from the coding sequence ATGAGCGACCAGCCTACTATTATCTTTTCGATGGCCGGGGTCACCAAGGTGTACCCACCCCAGAAACAGGTTCTCAAAAACATCTACCTCTCGTTCTTCTACGGCGCCAAAATTGGCGTGCTGGGTCTGAACGGCTCCGGTAAATCTTCGCTGCTGAAGGTCATTGCCGGCGTTGACAAGCAGATTCAGGGCGACGTGGTGTGGTCGCCGGGCTACTCGGTGGGCTACCTGGAGCAGGAGCCCCAGCTCGACCCCACCAAGACCGTGCTGGAGGTAGTGCAGGAGGGCGTGGCCGAAACGGTGGCGCTGCTCAAGGAATTCGAAGAAATCAACGAAGCCTTCGGCGGCGAAGACCCCGACTTCGACAAGCTGCTGGAGCGCCAGGGCACCGTGCAGGAGCGCCTAGACCAGCTCGACGCCTGGAACCTCGACAGCAAGCTGGAGCGCGCCATGGATGCCCTGCGCACGCCCGACGCCGACGCCATCATCGGCAACCTGTCGGGCGGGGAGAAGCGCCGGGTGGCCCTGTGCCGCCTGCTGCTGCAGGAGCCCGACGTGCTGCTGCTCGACGAACCCACCAACCACCTCGACGCCGAGAGCGTGCTGTGGCTGGAGCAGCATTTGCAGCAGTACAAAGGAACCGTCATTGCCGTAACCCACGACCGGTACTTCCTCGACAACGTGGCCGGCTGGATTCTGGAGCTGGACCGCGGCGAGGGTATTCCGTGGAAGGGCAACTACAGCTCGTGGCTGGAACAGAAGTCCAACCGCCTGGCCCAGGAAGAGAAAACCGAGAGCAAGCGCCAGAAAACCCTGCAGCGCGAGCTGGAATGGGTGCGCATGGCCCCGAAAGCGCGCCAAGCCAAGAGCAAGGCCCGCCTCGCCGGCTACGACAAGATGGTGAACGAGGACTCAAAGGAGAAGGAGCAGAAGCTGGAGCTGTTCATCCCCGACGGGCCGCGCCTGGGCTCTCAGGTGATTGAGGCCGAGGGGCTGCGCAAGGCCTTCGGGGATAAGCTGCTGTTCGACGGCCTGTCGTTCAACCTGCCGCAGGGTGGCATTGTGGGCATCATCGGGCCAAACGGCGCGGGCAAAACCACGCTGTTCCGCCTCATCACGGAGCAGCTGCAGCCCGATGCCGGGACGTTCGTGGTGGGCCCCACGGTGCAGTACGCCTATGTCGACCAGCAGCACGACACGCTGGACGGCAGCAAATCGGTGTTCGAAACCATTTCGGGCGGCACCGAAACCATGATGCTGGCCGGCCGCCCCATCAACTCGCGGGCCTACGTCAGCAACTTCAACTTCCGCGGCGGCGACCAGGAAAAGAAGGTGGGTAGCCTCTCGGGCGGGGAGCGGAACCGGGTGCACCTGGCCACCACGCTCAAGCAGGGCGCCAACCTGCTGCTGCTCGATGAGCCCACCAACGACCTGGACATCAACGCCATCCGGGCTCTGGAAGACGCGCTGGAGAACTTCGCCGGTTGCGCCGTGATTATCAGCCACGACCGGTGGTTCCTGGACCGCCTCGCCACCCACATCCTGGCCTTCGAGGGCGACTCGCAGGTGGTGTGGTTCGAGGGCAACTTCTCCGACTACGAGGAAGCCAAGCGCAAGCGCCTCGGCGACGTGGAGCCCAAGCGCGTCCGCTACCGCAGCCTGAACTAA
- a CDS encoding LOG family protein, with protein MTKLKKTSRTKVADEVLNAGSGQTIMQPNVNDNKVKTISDIREQTHGERTVQVDDEQRIRRAFVDKDWNEIKIADSWQIFKVMAEFVEGFEKMSKIGPCVSIFGSARTKADNPYYKMAEEIAAKLVRHGYGVITGGGPGIMEAGNKGAHSEGGRSVGLNIELPFEQFNNIYIDPDKIINFDYFFVRKVMFVKYAQGFIGMPGGFGTLDELFEAITLIQTKKIGRFPIVLVGTKYWQGMFDWIQQVMLEDEHNISPEDMNLVQLVDDAESAVKIIDDFYSKYLLSPNF; from the coding sequence ATGACCAAGCTTAAGAAGACCAGCCGCACCAAAGTGGCCGATGAAGTGTTGAACGCCGGGAGCGGGCAGACTATCATGCAGCCCAACGTAAACGACAATAAGGTTAAGACAATCAGTGATATACGCGAGCAGACCCACGGCGAGCGGACGGTGCAGGTAGACGACGAGCAGCGCATCCGTCGCGCCTTCGTCGACAAGGACTGGAACGAAATCAAGATTGCCGACTCCTGGCAGATCTTCAAGGTGATGGCCGAGTTCGTGGAGGGCTTCGAGAAGATGTCCAAAATCGGCCCCTGCGTGTCCATCTTCGGTTCGGCCCGCACCAAGGCCGACAACCCGTACTACAAGATGGCCGAGGAAATTGCGGCCAAGCTGGTGCGCCACGGCTACGGCGTTATCACGGGCGGCGGCCCCGGCATCATGGAGGCCGGCAACAAGGGCGCCCACTCGGAGGGCGGCCGTTCGGTAGGCCTCAACATTGAGCTGCCGTTCGAGCAGTTCAACAACATCTACATCGACCCCGACAAAATCATCAACTTCGACTACTTCTTTGTGCGGAAGGTGATGTTCGTGAAATACGCCCAGGGCTTCATCGGTATGCCGGGCGGTTTCGGGACGCTGGATGAGCTGTTTGAGGCCATTACCCTGATTCAGACCAAGAAAATCGGCCGCTTCCCCATCGTGCTGGTGGGTACCAAGTACTGGCAGGGCATGTTCGACTGGATTCAGCAGGTGATGCTGGAAGACGAGCACAACATCTCGCCCGAGGACATGAACCTGGTGCAGCTGGTAGACGACGCCGAGTCGGCCGTGAAAATCATCGACGACTTCTACAGCAAGTACCTGCTGTCGCCGAACTTCTAA
- a CDS encoding lycopene cyclase family protein — MKSDESVSTRDFDYLIVGGGAAGLSLAYHISQEPRLAGKRVLLLEPEAKDQNDRTWSFWTDTPMLFDGIVAHEWTQLAFRSPGFEQVFPLKRHRYKMIRGLDFYRFVRAALAARPEQFTLMQATVDTLANTAQGVLATGSAGTHTARYAFDSRPPQLEPQPQKYRYLLQHFVGWEVETEKDVFDPETQEFMDFRREQHHEARFIYVLPFSKRRALVEYTLFSAQVLPQAEYEHAMRTYLEQLGVTDFRIEAVEIGAIPMTDHPMPASAGPNIINLGTRAGRAKPSTGYAFKRIQEHSARLVAALAATGQPPRNLTGDRWQFGMFDALLLDIMQRRGETTRDIFTELFRHNPVERIFDFLDERTSALANLQVMNSVTPWPFLRSIGHVLRGRPGQRKA, encoded by the coding sequence GTGAAATCCGACGAATCCGTGTCAACCCGTGACTTCGACTACCTGATTGTGGGCGGCGGGGCAGCGGGGCTGAGTTTGGCCTACCACATCAGCCAGGAGCCGCGCCTGGCGGGCAAGCGGGTACTGCTGCTGGAGCCCGAGGCCAAAGACCAGAACGACCGAACCTGGTCGTTCTGGACCGATACGCCTATGCTGTTCGACGGCATTGTGGCGCACGAATGGACGCAACTGGCGTTCCGCAGCCCCGGGTTCGAGCAGGTGTTTCCGTTGAAGCGTCACCGCTACAAGATGATTCGGGGGCTGGACTTTTACCGGTTCGTGCGGGCGGCGCTGGCGGCCCGGCCGGAGCAGTTCACGCTAATGCAGGCCACCGTGGACACGCTGGCCAACACGGCCCAAGGCGTACTGGCCACTGGCTCTGCCGGCACGCACACCGCCCGCTATGCCTTCGACAGCCGCCCGCCGCAACTGGAGCCGCAGCCGCAGAAGTACCGCTACCTGCTGCAGCACTTCGTAGGGTGGGAGGTGGAAACAGAGAAGGATGTTTTCGACCCGGAAACGCAGGAGTTCATGGACTTTCGGAGGGAGCAGCACCACGAGGCGCGCTTCATCTACGTGCTGCCGTTCAGCAAGCGGCGGGCGCTGGTAGAGTACACGCTGTTTTCGGCGCAGGTGCTGCCGCAGGCGGAGTACGAGCACGCCATGCGCACCTATCTGGAGCAGCTCGGCGTCACGGATTTCCGGATTGAGGCCGTGGAGATTGGCGCCATCCCGATGACCGACCACCCCATGCCTGCGTCGGCGGGGCCGAACATCATCAACCTGGGCACGCGGGCCGGGCGGGCCAAGCCCAGCACTGGCTACGCCTTCAAACGCATCCAAGAGCACTCGGCGCGGCTGGTAGCGGCGCTGGCGGCCACCGGCCAGCCCCCGCGCAACCTCACCGGCGACCGGTGGCAGTTTGGGATGTTTGATGCGTTGCTGCTGGATATCATGCAGCGGCGCGGCGAAACCACCCGCGACATCTTCACCGAGCTATTCCGCCACAACCCGGTGGAGCGCATCTTCGACTTCCTGGACGAGCGGACTTCGGCCCTGGCCAATCTGCAGGTGATGAACTCCGTGACGCCCTGGCCGTTTCTGCGCTCCATTGGGCACGTGCTGCGCGGCCGACCGGGGCAGCGCAAGGCTTAA
- a CDS encoding DUF349 domain-containing protein, translating into MEQQDHLLADARLYGYVEGDQVWLRPFMDLPARQVGQVKESPDASLLYFANRFRLFRAKVEDLLQKIEESENKGSFLMKALHLKDQVASYDGLGDFASLHRRLTEAEEAVKVTVARNREKNLATKISLIEQAEELRNTLDWATAGEQIHELRQAWIKTGPVDKQLTDELETRFRLAVDEFFQRRKAFQSEKKAMTNHAADQYKVLIRQSEALQYSDDFENTTAKLKQLQQAWKEVGGSLPRKQANDLWTQFRAAHNLFFERLKVHIDSKRTDAKEHFMDDNLTRKRALVTEATALLGRPMHEAVARAKELQAAWKTVGPVRGEESDRVWEQFILACDKVFEMSALEHFIRKRPENAAAAPEEQITLRVQALRDFIKYDQQEKETLQDNLDKLSATPANDAFRQMLQGKIRAFDRKIRTKNELITLLRQRLVA; encoded by the coding sequence ATGGAACAACAAGACCACTTGCTGGCCGATGCCCGCCTCTATGGCTATGTCGAAGGCGACCAGGTGTGGCTGCGGCCGTTTATGGATCTGCCCGCCCGCCAGGTAGGCCAGGTCAAGGAATCGCCCGATGCTTCTCTACTGTATTTTGCCAACCGTTTCCGCCTGTTCCGGGCCAAAGTAGAGGACCTGCTACAGAAGATCGAGGAATCGGAAAACAAGGGCTCCTTCCTGATGAAGGCCCTGCACCTGAAAGACCAGGTGGCCAGCTACGACGGCCTCGGCGACTTCGCGAGCCTGCACCGCCGCCTCACCGAAGCCGAGGAAGCCGTGAAGGTGACCGTGGCCCGCAACCGCGAAAAAAATCTGGCCACCAAAATCAGCCTCATCGAGCAGGCCGAGGAGCTACGCAACACCCTCGACTGGGCCACCGCCGGCGAGCAGATCCACGAGCTGCGCCAGGCCTGGATCAAGACCGGCCCCGTAGATAAGCAGCTCACCGACGAGCTGGAAACCCGATTCCGGTTGGCCGTAGACGAGTTTTTCCAGCGGCGCAAGGCCTTCCAGAGCGAGAAGAAGGCCATGACCAACCACGCTGCCGACCAGTACAAGGTGCTGATCCGGCAGAGCGAGGCGCTGCAGTATTCCGACGATTTTGAGAACACTACGGCCAAGCTCAAGCAGCTGCAGCAGGCCTGGAAGGAAGTGGGCGGCTCCCTGCCGCGCAAGCAGGCCAACGACCTCTGGACGCAGTTCCGGGCGGCGCACAACCTGTTTTTCGAGCGCCTGAAGGTGCATATCGACAGCAAGCGCACCGACGCCAAGGAGCACTTCATGGACGACAACCTGACCCGCAAGCGCGCCCTCGTGACGGAGGCCACCGCCCTGCTGGGCCGCCCCATGCACGAGGCCGTAGCGCGGGCCAAAGAGCTGCAGGCGGCCTGGAAAACGGTAGGCCCGGTGCGCGGCGAAGAGTCGGACCGCGTGTGGGAGCAGTTCATTCTGGCCTGCGACAAGGTGTTTGAGATGAGCGCCCTGGAGCACTTCATCCGCAAGCGCCCCGAAAACGCCGCCGCCGCTCCCGAGGAGCAGATAACCCTGCGCGTGCAGGCCCTGCGCGACTTCATCAAGTACGACCAGCAGGAAAAGGAAACCCTGCAGGACAACCTCGACAAGCTGAGCGCTACGCCCGCCAACGATGCCTTCCGGCAGATGCTGCAGGGAAAAATCCGGGCTTTTGACCGGAAAATCAGAACTAAAAACGAGCTGATTACGCTATTGCGGCAACGATTGGTTGCGTAG
- a CDS encoding DUF2795 domain-containing protein, whose amino-acid sequence MYWTLELASYLEDAPWPATKDELIDYSIRSGAPMEVVENLQALEDDGQPYENIEEVWPDYPTKEDFMFNEDEY is encoded by the coding sequence ATGTATTGGACGCTGGAACTCGCTTCGTACCTTGAAGACGCTCCCTGGCCTGCCACCAAGGATGAACTGATTGACTATTCCATCCGCTCAGGTGCGCCAATGGAGGTAGTTGAAAACCTGCAGGCCCTGGAGGATGATGGCCAGCCTTACGAAAACATCGAGGAAGTTTGGCCGGACTATCCGACCAAAGAAGACTTCATGTTCAACGAAGACGAATACTAG
- a CDS encoding ABC transporter ATP-binding protein: MSQYSILSVENLVAGYEQRVLLRNLFLCVPEPAFVAIVGHNGCGKTTLFRALTGQIPYQGTIAVGGHDLRTLRRPAADGHLAYLPQRTTVGFPIRVRELVVMGRYRHHGLLSAYSPADYQLAEAALTRVGGAHLAERDFTLLSGGEQQLVWLAQLSLQDAPLYLLDEPTQQLDVYYRRRVFDLLTSWVQEQQRTVLCITHDLDNLLALPGGYLLNLSHPAPALQPLTPATVQAARAFLESEASLAVR, encoded by the coding sequence ATGTCTCAGTACTCAATACTTTCTGTCGAAAATCTGGTTGCGGGGTATGAACAGCGTGTTCTGCTCCGCAACCTTTTTTTGTGCGTGCCTGAGCCCGCCTTCGTAGCCATCGTCGGGCACAACGGCTGCGGCAAAACCACCCTGTTCCGGGCCCTTACCGGCCAGATTCCCTACCAAGGCACCATTGCGGTAGGCGGCCACGACCTGCGCACGCTCCGCCGCCCGGCCGCTGACGGCCACCTGGCTTATCTGCCCCAGCGCACCACCGTGGGCTTCCCGATTCGGGTGCGGGAGCTGGTGGTGATGGGCCGCTACCGCCACCATGGCCTGCTCAGCGCCTACTCCCCTGCCGATTATCAGCTGGCCGAAGCCGCCCTAACCCGCGTCGGCGGCGCCCACCTCGCCGAGCGCGACTTCACGCTGCTTTCCGGCGGCGAGCAGCAGCTGGTGTGGCTGGCCCAGCTCAGTCTGCAGGATGCGCCCCTCTACCTGCTCGATGAGCCCACCCAGCAGCTCGACGTCTACTACCGCCGCCGCGTGTTCGATCTGCTGACGAGCTGGGTACAGGAGCAGCAGCGCACCGTGCTCTGCATCACCCACGACCTCGACAACTTGCTGGCGCTGCCCGGCGGCTACCTGCTCAACCTCTCCCACCCTGCCCCGGCGCTACAGCCGCTCACGCCGGCCACCGTGCAGGCCGCCCGCGCGTTTCTGGAGAGCGAGGCATCGTTGGCAGTTAGGTAG